A region from the Bacteroidota bacterium genome encodes:
- a CDS encoding 2-oxoacid:ferredoxin oxidoreductase subunit beta, translating to MENTQIDTPVMQLTKDDFASDQMVKWCPGCGDHAILHAVENVFPNLGIAKEDFVVVSGIGCSSRFPYYMNTYGIHGIHGRAAALATGVKLANPKLSVWMITGDGDCMAIGGNHFIHTIRRNIDINILLFNNKIYGLTKGQYSPTTPQGSKTKTSPQGTIERPFNPGELVIGSQGNFFARALDTNPKAMTSVFMEAAKHKGTSVVEILQNCVIFFNKAHDLITSKETRDDNQLWLEHGKPLIFGKDRNKGIVLKGTRLEVVTIGENGVTEADILVHDQYEKDPGIHMMIARMMPPEYPVALGVIRSVAAPTFDQSLVDLIEHEKQTSKFKTADDLLQSSPTWTID from the coding sequence ATGGAAAATACGCAAATAGATACCCCGGTAATGCAACTGACAAAAGACGATTTTGCCAGCGACCAGATGGTGAAATGGTGTCCAGGATGTGGCGACCATGCCATCCTGCATGCGGTCGAAAACGTGTTTCCCAATCTCGGCATCGCAAAAGAAGACTTTGTGGTGGTTTCGGGCATTGGCTGTTCCTCGCGTTTTCCTTATTACATGAATACCTATGGCATTCATGGTATCCATGGCCGGGCAGCAGCACTGGCCACCGGCGTGAAGCTGGCCAATCCAAAGCTGAGTGTGTGGATGATTACCGGCGACGGCGACTGCATGGCCATTGGAGGTAACCACTTCATTCACACCATCAGGCGAAATATTGATATCAACATACTCCTGTTTAACAATAAAATCTACGGCCTGACCAAAGGGCAATATTCGCCCACCACGCCGCAGGGTTCAAAAACCAAAACCAGCCCTCAGGGAACCATCGAAAGGCCTTTCAACCCCGGTGAACTGGTAATCGGCTCGCAGGGCAATTTCTTCGCACGTGCGCTCGACACCAATCCCAAAGCCATGACGTCCGTTTTCATGGAAGCTGCCAAACACAAAGGCACTTCGGTGGTCGAGATACTGCAGAATTGCGTCATTTTCTTCAACAAGGCCCACGACCTGATCACCAGCAAGGAAACCCGCGACGATAATCAGCTCTGGCTCGAACATGGCAAGCCGCTCATTTTTGGTAAAGACCGGAATAAAGGTATTGTGCTCAAAGGAACCCGGCTCGAAGTGGTAACCATAGGCGAAAATGGCGTCACCGAGGCCGACATACTGGTGCACGACCAATACGAGAAAGACCCCGGCATCCACATGATGATTGCCCGCATGATGCCGCCTGAATATCCGGTTGCACTCGGTGTTATCCGATCGGTGGCAGCGCCCACATTCGACC